A window of Malania oleifera isolate guangnan ecotype guangnan chromosome 2, ASM2987363v1, whole genome shotgun sequence genomic DNA:
ATCTTTTTTCTAAACTAAGTTGGACCGGCCTCTTAATTTATCATTACAGTGAGAATATCTGCTTTTGCTTCTGCCTCTCCCCCGATTTTCTGTCACAAATGCCTCTAAATGAGAAGAACCAActaattttcttctaatttcttcatttaaCAAACTGCTAATTACTTGATTCATAGTAATAATTTCATCGGGAGCCAAATTACTAACTATCACAACTAAAGTCTCCCAATTTTTCGACAAAGAGTTGAGAAGCATTAAGACCTGaaattcatcatcaaaaactatttttgtagtagcaagttgattgataatatttttcatctcattcaaatgttcGGTAATAataccaccatctttatatttcaaattcactaattttcaaaaaagaaaagatttaTTTGTAAtcgactttctatcataaagacccttTAATTTTTTCCATAATTCATgtgccgaaatttcgatagaaatataatgaaaaatgctatcatcaatccattgtcGGATGACACCAACGGCTTTTCTATTAAGCCTATTCCGCTCATCATCACTCGTATCTTTAGGCTTTCGACTATCATCGTCATTAGGTCTATCCTAATCTTTGTaaaataaaagatcttgcatttttgtttttcaagttatccaattgcttccattgaagctaatcatatGGGCAACATTACtatccatgatttacacaaatttaatgcATACAAATAacacgtctctgataccactggttgggaaaaatattatatacgaaacaattcccacaagtaaatcaatggggTAATGCAAATAATAGATAAAAATAAGACACACAAAATTTAACATTGTTTcttcaaatgttgaggtacgtccatgGGGCACAGCGGTTCTAATCCACGATTACCAAAAtattgtacaaagtggatacaagagacacaagccttacaaatatacaagtgtataaacaaatataacaagaTGGAAAGACCTCACCAATGTTATGAATAAAGttccaaagaaccaaccaaaagacGAAAATAAAAGAAATCTCAATATGCTGTAAATAAGACACGGCCGGAATTGAGAAGAGCAGCAGCTGGTTGGCGTGGTGGAGGTACtgtgtatataaaaaaaaaaaaaaaaccgaatgGAGATGGAACTCTGGGAGCTGGCTTGCTGCTGTGTGTGGGTAAACAATAGTGGAGAGGCTGCCAATGGTGTACCCAACATTTTCAATGGATCCTTTCTAAAAGTTCCATTTCAAAACTCATGGGAGGGGTGGGAGAAGTAAGGCTTAGGACTCGTTTGAAACTgaaatatcattaaaaaaaattatcatatgaagtttaaaaaaaaaattgccaaactaataattaaattttaattttatatatcattGATATTTAATTCTTTAAGTTAATTATAgtataaaatttttcaattttaaataatattttaagtgcagagaaaatacaatagaaattaattttttttcttatttttctttccttctattttaaaaaaattgtagaaGTCCATGATCCAAATAGAAAAATTATCATATAATTCCCCTTTTTTACTCCTACATTTCACAGCCATTGCACAATTCAAACTGTTTGTTTTGATACCTACAGCTTGTTTGATTCGACAGAATACAGTTGAAAATTTCAAAATCGAGAAAATAATTATTTCTCGTGtatttctaattctttcattcaaAATGTAATATGAAAGGAATAGTCATTATTCCTTTTTCTATTCCTTCCTAGTTTCTCATTGGAATTCCATAATAATGAGCTGCGCAACAAGCATCCAGTCTTGAAAATTTTGGTTAGAAGCTCCACTTGGTTAATTACCATCaagaataaaaatttatttttatataattattaatttttaaaaataaagaattaatgacaCATTTAATTTCTGATTTATTGATTCGCTACACATTTTACCTCCTAGCCCAAATTCCTCAATAACCAAACACACAAAATATATTcctccattttttattttttatttttgctttctaTTTCAAGCACTTTACAAGTTCCAAATAGAATAGCTAAAAAGAAGAGAAGGTACTTCAAATTTACGCAAATCTCAACAGAACGAAATCCCAATGGGATATCTATCAACAATCAATATTATTGAATGCACAGCCGATTCTAGTCATCTAACAATATGAGATGCATAACCGCAATAATATTTCATGAATCATTGTCAATACAGAATGCACAATCTACATTACAACATACAGATAGCTATCCTTTTTgttctttttcatcaattttaCACATTTATATTTCCATGGCTAGTGAGCAATGCATGTTTCGATGGAGGATTTGGCCAGCCATAATAAGCCCGGGTCATTCCGCTTCAACACCAGATATGGTTCCACCTTTCCgatttcatcaaacacaacatctTCTATAAAACCAATCAAGGAAAGAATTTCCACTGCAGCTGTGATCAGAGAAACACAAAAGAATAGTTGTCAAGTTGGAAATCCATCGCATGAAGTAtgaggaaaaggaaaaagaaaaagaggaaagaaaTCCCATCTACAAATGTGAAAACTTCAGTAACCAGATAATTCAACTTGATGAAACAGATTCAGGAACAGGAAAACATCACTTGGTTGTTATTAGCTTGCTTATTTATTTTGGTTtaggagggaaaaaaaaaatccctaggACAATGGTTAATCAACTACATCCCATCCAGCATTAGTTTAATACTGAAACCATACAAGGCCGACCCATCCTGATAAGATTTCACAGCTACAATGCAAGGGAACAACCATGTCAAACAGATCTTTTATTAGGTCGGGCCCTTCTCAAACAGGATGAACAAAAATTTGAGGGGCAATTATCACTCTTAACAAATTAGCTCCCAGAATTCTGTGGATAGGTCTGCCCATTGGATAATGTAAATATATCAACAATTTGCTACAAAAATGATCCCGCTAGTTTTCATAGGTAATGCCCACACAATGCATCTATCTGATTTTGAACAAAATATTACAAAAGATGCAAACCTTTATAATTCGCAACATTCCTTTGAAATATGGGATTTGCCTGCAGTTTGTAAACCATTGTAAATCCAGATTAATGAGCAAGCTATGGgacaaaattttcatattcaaaaactaaaaaaaaaatatcagacTTGGAAAGAAAGATATACCATCCGAAGTCTTTTGAATTTCATCTCCTCAGGATGTTCAATCAAATTCCTGccaggaaataaaataaaacatgtaCAGGTAATTTGATTGCATGCAACAAATATATATCTACCAAAAAAATGGAGAAGCAAGACTCGAGTTAATTGAGCATACCTGATGATCTTAAATAGAGTTTGCAAGACTGTAGTAATGTCTCTGGGATTAACTTCCATCTGCAGCATCTCAATGGCCTTCTGTAGGCGATTACAAACAACAGTAACAGGGTCCTGAATTCTCTTCAATTCTGTATCATGCACATCAGTTTTCAGTCCGGGAAGTCCCATGAGGGGCAACAAATTATCATCAGGATCAGGCTCTGCCTGCACAACTCCACTTGCTTGACAATCATCAGGATCAGGTTCTGCACAAGTCTTGCTAGGTTGTGTTAGATCTTCCATGGTTTCATTTGCTACAGAATGATCTGCATTTTGTCTCATGATGTTCTCATGAACAAAACCATTCTGTTGTGCTTCAAAATCATCTGAATCAGGTTTATCACTAGTCTTTCTCGTCTGTGTAGTAATGTCCAGAGTTTCTGTTACTTGAGCATGATCAAGGTTATGTTGGTCATACTTCAATGAATCATCAGGATCAGGTTCTTCACAAATCTTTGCACTTGCCAACTTCTCATCAGTTGTTAGAGATGCATACTGTGTCATTTCAATATCAATAAAATTTGGTTCAGATGTAATTTTACTTGCATTAATTCCAGAATCAGGTTCAGATTCCATGACATCACTACCCCCAAGGTCATCAGGATCAGGCTCAAACTCGTTCTGATTAGAAGAACTATCATCAAGATCAGGCTCAGGCTCATAGCCAGCATTGTTTGGGTCTTCAATAACCAACTTCCCTTCCTTCAGAGAATATTTAGGGCCAGATTCTTCATGCATATCGAACCCATAATCTTTGGTATCTGGTTCGTTATGCAGTTCCCCTGGGCTGAAATTGTTAATAGAAGCATTTAAACGGTGATGGGCAGCAGCAATCGAAGATGCACGAGCACTAGACAGCTGATCTGATGTCTTGCCCCCAAGTTTATGAGATAAATTGCTACTCTCTTCAAAATAAAACTCTTCATGATGCTCTGAATGCTGTACTCCACTCAAAGTCTGGCTTCTTGATTTTGTCCAGTCTAAAGTAGCAGCTTCTTCATTAAGCTGCTCACAGAAGATCGTATAGCAAATAAGATCGCTACAATTGAGACACattaacataataaaataaaatgaatcaataaataaataaaaccacaAACACACAGAGACAAGCAAACATAATTCTACCTGTTTTTCTAGAGCGTGGAAGTTCGCATCATGTTCAGAGTGTACCATATGAGCCTGA
This region includes:
- the LOC131147957 gene encoding uncharacterized protein LOC131147957 translates to MQSDQSLLTISVMWRGKKFILDINSSAALKEFGEELQKLTNVKAETMRLIVPQSSSEGPKLLSPFSDEQSHLSLLEISIPQGKAVRMMGVPEVEAEEVLQNAKANLRIAGFDEEEKRLRQRMSNRPHAALRLPQGTYIFCNFRTLQIPGVELNPPASEALKRMHMLAADPGIVAIMNKHRWRVGIMTEMAPVGYVGVSPKCILGFNKNHGEEISLRLRTDDLKGFRKYERIKATLLHELAHMVHSEHDANFHALEKQLNEEAATLDWTKSRSQTLSGVQHSEHHEEFYFEESSNLSHKLGGKTSDQLSSARASSIAAAHHRLNASINNFSPGELHNEPDTKDYGFDMHEESGPKYSLKEGKLVIEDPNNAGYEPEPDLDDSSSNQNEFEPDPDDLGGSDVMESEPDSGINASKITSEPNFIDIEMTQYASLTTDEKLASAKICEEPDPDDSLKYDQHNLDHAQVTETLDITTQTRKTSDKPDSDDFEAQQNGFVHENIMRQNADHSVANETMEDLTQPSKTCAEPDPDDCQASGVVQAEPDPDDNLLPLMGLPGLKTDVHDTELKRIQDPVTVVCNRLQKAIEMLQMEVNPRDITTVLQTLFKIIRNLIEHPEEMKFKRLRMANPIFQRNVANYKAAVEILSLIGFIEDVVFDEIGKVEPYLVLKRNDPGLLWLAKSSIETCIAH